One stretch of Meriones unguiculatus strain TT.TT164.6M chromosome 7, Bangor_MerUng_6.1, whole genome shotgun sequence DNA includes these proteins:
- the Abcd4 gene encoding lysosomal cobalamin transporter ABCD4 isoform X1, translating to MAVPGPTARAGTRPRLDLQLVQRFLRIQKVFFPSWSSQNVLMFMTLLCMALLEQLVIYQVGLIPSQYYGVLGNKDLDGFKALTFLAVVLIVLNSTLKSFDQFTCNLLYVSWRKDLTEHLHRLYFRARVYYTLNVLRDDVDNPDQRISQDVERFCRQLSSVTSKLIISPFTLAYYTYQCFQSTGWLGPMSIFGYFILGTMVNKTLMGPIVTKLVQQEKLEGDFRFKHMQIRVNAEPAAFYRAGLVEHMRTDRRLQRLLQTQRELMSRELWLYIGINTFDYLGSILSYVVIAIPIFSGVFGDLSPTELSTLVSKNAFVCIYLINCFTQLIDLSTTLSDVAGYTHRIGELQEVLLDMSRKSQDCETLSDSEWNLCKVSGWPTAEPSDTAFLLDRVSVLAPSSDKPLIKDLSLKICEGQSLLVTGNTGTGKTSLLRVLGGLWESEKGSVQMLADFGPHGVLFLPQKPFFTDGTLREQVIYPLKEIYPDSGSTDDERIVRFLELAGLSSLVARAGGLDQQVDWNWYDVLSPGEMQRLSFARLFYLQPKYAVLDEATSALTEEVESELYRIGQQLGMTFVSVGHRPSLEKFHSWVLKLYGGGRWELTRIKEE from the exons ATGGCGGTCCCGGGGCCCACGGCCCGAGCTGGCACCAG GCCCAGGTTAGATCTGCAACTTGTCCAGCGGTTCCTGAGGATACAGAAGGTGTTCTTTCCTTCTTGGTCATCACAAAATGTCTTAATGTTCATGACGCTCTTGTGTATGGCCCTCCTGG aGCAACTGGTAATCTACCAAGTTGGCTTGATCCCCAGTCAGTATTACGGGGTCCTGGGAAACAAAGACCTGGATGGATTTAAGGCACTGACTTTCCTGGCCGTGGTGCTCATTGTCCTCAACTCCACC CTGAAGAGCTTTGACCAGTTCACCTGCAACCTGCTGTACGTGAGCTGGCGGAAGGACCTCACGGAACACCTGCACCGCCTGTACTTCCGGGCCCGCGTGTACTACACCCTCAACGTGCTGCGGGACGACGTTGATAACCC GGACCAGCGAATCAGCCAGGACGTGGAACGGTTCTGCCGGCAGCTGAGCAGCGTGACCAGCAAGCTCATCATCTCCCCCTTCACTCTGGCCTACTACACGTACCAGTGCTTCCAGAG caCAGGCTGGCTTGGGCCTATGAGCATCTTTGGATATTTCATCCTGGGTACCATGGTGAACAAAACTTTGATGGGTCCCATCGTGACAAAACTGGTGCAGCAGGAGAAGCTGGAgggggattttag GTTCAAACACATGCAGATTCGAGTGAACGCCGAGCCTGCTGCTTTCTACAG AGCTGGGCTGGTGGAGCACATGAGGACAGACCGCAGGCTGCAGAGACTCCTTCAGACCCAGAGAGAGCTGATGTCCAGGGAGCTCTGGCTGTACA TCGGTATCAACACCTTTGACTATCTGGGCAGCATTCTGAGTTACGTAGTCATCGCGATCCCCATTTTCAGTGGTGTCTTTGGAGACCTGAGCCCCACAGAGCTCAGCACCCTGGTCAGCAAG AATGCCTTCGTGTGCATCTACCTCATCAATTGCTTCACCCAGCTCATCGACCTGTCCACCACGCTCTCAGACGTTGCCGGCTACACGCACAG GATTGGAGAGCTTCAGGAGGTCCTGCTGGACATGTCCCGAAAATCACAGGACTGTGAGACCCTCAGCGACAGCGAGTGGAATTTGTGCAA GGTCTCAGGGTGGCCGACAGCAGAACCATCAGACACAGCTTTTCTGCTTGATCGGGTTTCCGTCTTGGCCCCCTCCTCAGATAAGCCCCTCATAAAGGACCTGAGCCTGAAGATCTGTGAGGGCCAGAGCCTGCTCGTCACAGGCAACACGGGCACCGGCAAGACCTCCCTGCTTCGGGTGCTGGGAGGCCTGTGGGAGAGCGAGAAGG GCTCAGTGCAGATGCTGGCTGATTTTGGGCCCCACGGGGTGCTGTTCCTGCCACAGAAGCCATTCTTCACTGATGGGACACTTCGGGAGCAG GTGATCTATCCCCTGAAGGAGATCTACCCTGACTCAG GTTCTACCGACGATGAGAGGATCGTGAGGTTCTTGGAGTTGGCAGGCCTG TCCAGCTTGGTGGCGAGGGCAGGAGGTCTGGACCAGCAGGTCGACTGGAACTG GTATGATGTCCTGTCCCCAGGGGAGATGCAAAGGCTGTCATTTGCCCGCCTCTTCTACCTGCAGCCAAAGTACGCAG TGCTGGATGAGGCCACCAGCGCCCTAACGGAGGAAGTGGAGAGCGAGCTTTATCGAATCGGCCAGCAACTGGGCATGACGTTCGTCAGTGTGGGACATCGGCCCAGCCTCGAGAAG TTTCACTCCTGGGTTCTGAAACTGTATGGAGGAGGAAGGTGGGAGCTGACCAGAATCAAAGAGGAATGA
- the Abcd4 gene encoding lysosomal cobalamin transporter ABCD4 isoform X2 — translation MSIFGYFILGTMVNKTLMGPIVTKLVQQEKLEGDFRFKHMQIRVNAEPAAFYRAGLVEHMRTDRRLQRLLQTQRELMSRELWLYIGINTFDYLGSILSYVVIAIPIFSGVFGDLSPTELSTLVSKNAFVCIYLINCFTQLIDLSTTLSDVAGYTHRIGELQEVLLDMSRKSQDCETLSDSEWNLCKVSGWPTAEPSDTAFLLDRVSVLAPSSDKPLIKDLSLKICEGQSLLVTGNTGTGKTSLLRVLGGLWESEKGSVQMLADFGPHGVLFLPQKPFFTDGTLREQVIYPLKEIYPDSGSTDDERIVRFLELAGLSSLVARAGGLDQQVDWNWYDVLSPGEMQRLSFARLFYLQPKYAVLDEATSALTEEVESELYRIGQQLGMTFVSVGHRPSLEKFHSWVLKLYGGGRWELTRIKEE, via the exons ATGAGCATCTTTGGATATTTCATCCTGGGTACCATGGTGAACAAAACTTTGATGGGTCCCATCGTGACAAAACTGGTGCAGCAGGAGAAGCTGGAgggggattttag GTTCAAACACATGCAGATTCGAGTGAACGCCGAGCCTGCTGCTTTCTACAG AGCTGGGCTGGTGGAGCACATGAGGACAGACCGCAGGCTGCAGAGACTCCTTCAGACCCAGAGAGAGCTGATGTCCAGGGAGCTCTGGCTGTACA TCGGTATCAACACCTTTGACTATCTGGGCAGCATTCTGAGTTACGTAGTCATCGCGATCCCCATTTTCAGTGGTGTCTTTGGAGACCTGAGCCCCACAGAGCTCAGCACCCTGGTCAGCAAG AATGCCTTCGTGTGCATCTACCTCATCAATTGCTTCACCCAGCTCATCGACCTGTCCACCACGCTCTCAGACGTTGCCGGCTACACGCACAG GATTGGAGAGCTTCAGGAGGTCCTGCTGGACATGTCCCGAAAATCACAGGACTGTGAGACCCTCAGCGACAGCGAGTGGAATTTGTGCAA GGTCTCAGGGTGGCCGACAGCAGAACCATCAGACACAGCTTTTCTGCTTGATCGGGTTTCCGTCTTGGCCCCCTCCTCAGATAAGCCCCTCATAAAGGACCTGAGCCTGAAGATCTGTGAGGGCCAGAGCCTGCTCGTCACAGGCAACACGGGCACCGGCAAGACCTCCCTGCTTCGGGTGCTGGGAGGCCTGTGGGAGAGCGAGAAGG GCTCAGTGCAGATGCTGGCTGATTTTGGGCCCCACGGGGTGCTGTTCCTGCCACAGAAGCCATTCTTCACTGATGGGACACTTCGGGAGCAG GTGATCTATCCCCTGAAGGAGATCTACCCTGACTCAG GTTCTACCGACGATGAGAGGATCGTGAGGTTCTTGGAGTTGGCAGGCCTG TCCAGCTTGGTGGCGAGGGCAGGAGGTCTGGACCAGCAGGTCGACTGGAACTG GTATGATGTCCTGTCCCCAGGGGAGATGCAAAGGCTGTCATTTGCCCGCCTCTTCTACCTGCAGCCAAAGTACGCAG TGCTGGATGAGGCCACCAGCGCCCTAACGGAGGAAGTGGAGAGCGAGCTTTATCGAATCGGCCAGCAACTGGGCATGACGTTCGTCAGTGTGGGACATCGGCCCAGCCTCGAGAAG TTTCACTCCTGGGTTCTGAAACTGTATGGAGGAGGAAGGTGGGAGCTGACCAGAATCAAAGAGGAATGA